From one Gossypium hirsutum isolate 1008001.06 chromosome D08, Gossypium_hirsutum_v2.1, whole genome shotgun sequence genomic stretch:
- the LOC121220237 gene encoding adenylate kinase isoenzyme 6 homolog, protein MAADGNKRKRPNILVTGTPGTGKTTTSSALAEATNLRHINIGDLVKEKNLHDGWDDDLQCHVINEDLVCDELEDVMEEGGNIVDYHGCDFFPERWFDLVVVLQTDNTVLYDRLSKRGYEGAKLSNNIECEIFQVLLEEAKDSYSEDIVKALKSDNIDDITRNVSSLTDWIRSWPPTS, encoded by the exons ATGGCCGCCGACGGTAACAAGAGAAAGAGGCCCAACATATTGGTGACGGGCACGCCTGGAACTGGCAAGACGACGACCTCTTCTGCTTTGGCGGAGGCCACCAATCTCCGCCACATCAATATTGGTGATTTGGTCAAAGAGAAGAATTTGCACGACGGCTGGGACGATGATCTCCAGTGCCACGTTATCAATGAAGACCTC GTGTGTGATGAGCTTGAGGATGTGATGGAAGAAGGTGGAAACATTGTAGATTATCATGGTTGTGATTTCTTTCCCGAAAGATGGTTTGATCTTGTTGTAGTACTTCAAACTGACAACACCGTGTTGTATGATCGGTTGAGTAAAAG AGGTTATGAAGGTGCCAAGCTTTCAAACAACATAGAGTGTGAAATCTTCCAAGTACTGCTAGAGGAAGCAAAAGACAGTTACTCGGAAGATATTGTAAAAGCTTTGAAGAGTGATAATATCGACGATATCACAAGAAATGTTTCAAGTTTAACTGATTGGATCAGGAGTTGGCCCCCAACATCTTGA
- the LOC121220236 gene encoding oleoyl-acyl carrier protein thioesterase 1, chloroplastic encodes MLKLCSCNVTDQIQASVQCRFPGSPGPFAFRRRSPVSVSCSPLSRLKLTPVQAVLSSQQKEVAKVVKSGSGSLADLLRLGSLAEDGLSYNEKYIVRCYEVGINKTATIETLANLLQEIGSNHAQSLGFSTDGFATTPTMRKMHLIWVTARMHIEIYKYPAWSDVVEIETWCQSEGRIGTRRDWILKDVTTGELIGRATGKWVMMNQDTRRLQKVSDDVREEHLIFCPREPRLAFPEKNNKSLKKIIKLEDPAQYSRLGLTPRRADLDMNHHVNYVTYIGWVLESMPQEIIDTHELQSITLDYRRECLQDDVVDSLTSPEPIDGTETVSEHNGPAREDADCPQFLHLLRVSCDGQEINRGRTEWRKKPAR; translated from the exons ATGTTGAAGCTTTGCTCTTGCAATGTGACGGACCAAATTCAGGCATCGGTTCAATGCCGATTCCCCGGTTCACCCGGTCCTTTCGCATTTCGGCGGCGGAGCCCGGTCTCTGTCTCTTGTTCCCCGCTGAGTAGACTCAAGTTGACGCCGGTTCAAGCCGTGCTGTCAAGCCAGCAAAAAGAAGTTGCCAAGGTTGTTAAATCTGGGTCGGGGAGTTTGGCCGACCTGCTCCGCTTGGGTAGCTTGGCGGAAGATGGGTTGTCTTATAACGAAAAGTATATAGTGAGGTGTTATGAAGTTGGAATCAACAAAACCGCCACTATTGAAACGCTAGCTAATCTTTTGCAG GAGATTGGATCTAACCATGCTCAAAGCCTTGGATTTTCGACAGACGGGTTTGCTACAACTCCCACCATGAGAAAAATGCATCTCATATGGGTGACCGCACGTATGCACATAGAAATATACAAATACCCTGCTTG GAGTGACGTGGTTGAAATCGAAACATGGTGCCAAAGTGAGGGAAGAATTGGAACCAGAAGGGACTGGATCCTAAAGGATGTCACAACTGGTGAACTTATTGGAAGAGCTACAGG CAAGTGGGTGATGATGAACCAGGACACGAGGCGGCTGCAGAAAGTTAGTGATGATGTCCGGGAAGAACATTTAATCTTCTGTCCACGAGAACCTAG GTTAGCATTTCCTGAAAAGAACAACAAAAGTTTGAAGAAAATTATCAAATTAGAAGATCCCGCGCAGTATTCGCGGCTTGGGCTTACG CCAAGACGAGCTGATCTGGACATGAACCATCATGTCAATTACGTCACCTACATCGGATGGGTTCTGGAG AGCATGCCTCAAGAGATCATTGACACCCATGAATTGCAAAGTATTACACTAGATTATAGGCGGGAATGCCTACAGGATGACGTGGTTGATTCGCTTACCAGTCCGGAACCAATAGATGGTACCGAAACTGTTTCAGAGCACAATGGACCTGCAAGAGAAGATGCGGACTGCCCCCAGTTTTTGCATCTGTTGAGAGTGTCTTGTGACGGGCAGGAAATAAACAGAGGCCGTACCGAGTGGAGAAAGAAACCTGCCAGATGA